From a single Miscanthus floridulus cultivar M001 chromosome 8, ASM1932011v1, whole genome shotgun sequence genomic region:
- the LOC136478499 gene encoding uncharacterized protein: MWAASCLASCCAACACEACRTAVGSIGRRSARIAYCGLFALSLFASWALREVAAPLLQSIPWINHFHKTPDREWFETDAVLRVSLGNFLFFTILAVIMAGIKDQKDPRDKIHHGGWMAKIFCWAVIVFLMFFVPNGVVSFYESISKFGSGLFLLVQVVLLLDFVHGWNENWVAKDEQFWYMALLVVSVVCYIATFSFSGLLFHWFTPSGHDCGLNLFFIVFTLILVFAFAIVALHPKINGSLLPASVIGLYCTYLCYSGLSSEPRDYECNGLHNHSKAVSTGSLTLGLLTTVLSVVYSAVRAGSSATVLSPPDSPRGTDKPLLPFSKADEQEDKKDVPRPVTYSYSFFHLIFSLASMYSAMLLTGWSTSVGESGKLVDVGWPSVWVRIATQWATAVLFIWSLVAPILFPDREF; encoded by the exons ATGTGGGCAGCGTCGTGCCTGGCGTCGTGCTGCGCGGCGTGCGCTTGCGAGGCGTGCCGGACGGCGGTCGGCAGCATCGGCCGCCGCTCCGCCCGCATCGCCTACTGCGGCCTCTTCGCGCTCTCCCTCTTCGCATCCTGGGCGCTCCGCGAGGTCGCCGCGCCCCTCCTCCAGTCGATCCCAT GGATTAACCACTTCCACAAGACCCCCGACCGCGAGTGGTTCGAGACCGACGCGGTGCTCAGGGTCAGCCTCggcaatttcctcttcttcaCCATCCTCGCCGTCATCATGGCCGGGATAAAGGACCAGAAGGACCCCCGTGACAAGATCCACCACGGCGGATGGATGGCCAAGATCTTCTGCTGGGCCGTCATCGTCTTCCTCATGTTCTTCGTGCCCAATGGCGTCGTCAGCTTCTATG AATCTATATCCAAGTTCGGATCTGGCCTGTTCCTTCTCGTTCAGGTTGTTCTGCTGTTGGATTTTGTGCACGGATGGAATGAGAACTGGGTGGCCAAGGATGAGCAGTTCTG GTACATGGCTCTGTTGGTTGTCTCAGTTGTCTGTTACATTGCCACGTTCTCGTTCTCTGGTCTTCTATTTCACTGGTTCACTCCATCTGGACATGACTGCGGACTTAACCTGTTTTTCATTGTCTTCACATTGATTCTTGTTTTTGCGTTTGCTATTGTCGCCCTGCACCCAAAG ATCAATGGAAGCCTGTTGCCTGCATCGGTTATTGGTCTGTACTGTACATATCTGTGCTACAGTGGACTCTCCAGTGAGCCAAGGGATTATGAATGCAATGGGCTTCACAATCACTCGAAAGCTGTGTCAACTGGTAGCCTTACATTGGGACTCCTTACCACGGTCCTCTCTGTGGTCTATTCTGCTGTCCGTGCTGGCTCATCTGCAACTGTGCTCTCGCCACCGGACTCACCTCGTG GGACCGATAAGCCATTGCTTCCCTTCAGCAAGGCAGATGAACAAGAAGATAAGAAGGATGTACCGAGGCCGGTGACGTACTCCTACTCTTTCTTTCACCTCATCTTCTCCCTTGCCAGCATGTACTCGGCAATGCTCTTGACTGGCTGGTCAACTTCCGTTGGTGAGAGTGGAAAGCTTGTTGATGTTGGGTGGCCATCTGTCTGGGTCAGGATTGCAACCCAGTGGGCGACGGCAGTTCTGTTCATATGGTCGCTTGTTGCACCCATCCTCTTTCCCGACAGGGAATTCTAG
- the LOC136478498 gene encoding protein TIC 55, chloroplastic-like → MTTPPTATGPLASLLRVSAAAVAVAPRRKSPATARWAGAGGSRRRRCRAAVVEEAGVLLPKEGDEEGEEAAAAGRYDWREEWYPLHLSNEVPDDAALPLTVFDRQLVLWRDGNGVLRCHEDRCPHRLAKLSEGQIVDGKLECLYHGWQFDGEGKCVNIPQLPEGAKIPRSACARNYEVRDSQGVVWVWMSDANPPDEGKLPWFEPYARAGFTDLSTVHELPYDHSILLENLMDPAHVPISHDRTDWTAKREDAQPLFFDVTERTPRGFAGYWGRTSMPHLRNLLRFEAPCVLTNTLEYTDKDGTEQCFSAHFLCRPAGQGKSMLLVRFGSTLRSPLAKVLPTWYFHQNACKVFEQDMGFLSSQNEVLLREKVPTRELYLNLRSSDTWVAEYRKWMDRAGHGMPYYFGHSTLSPPPVPAVVEQAPAGAVAGISASFPAKGGVGTVHAPNPTNRYFRHVVHCKGCRATVKKYTALKKAFAVLAAAAVAAAVLAATRQWKAVLLAASAVLAAASYACDALVSLITTNFIRTHRRL, encoded by the exons ATGACGACGCCCCCTACCGCAACAGGGCCCCTGGCATCTCTCCTCCGCGTCTCCGCGGCCGCCGTTGCCGTGGCTCCACGTCGCAAGAGCCCCGCGACGGCACGGTGGGCGGGAGCTGggggcagcaggaggaggaggtgccgggcggcggtggtggaggaggccgGGGTGCTGCTGCCCAAGGAGGGggacgaggagggggaggaggcggcggcggcggggcgctaCGACTGGAGGGAGGAGTGGTACCCGCTGCACCTGTCCAACGAGGTGCCCGACGACGCGGCGCTCCCGCTCACCGTCTTCGACCGCCAGCTTGTGCTCTGGCGCGATGGCAACGGCGTGCTCCGCTGCCACGAGGACCGGTGCCCTCACAG GTTAGCCAAGCTGTCGGAAGGGCAGATCGTCGACGGCAAGCTGGAGTGCCTTTACCATGGTTGGCAGTTCGACGGCGAGGGCAAGTGCGTCAACATACCACAG CTGCCCGAGGGCGCCAAGATCCCGCGGAGCGCGTGCGCGCGCAACTACGAGGTGCGCGACTCGCAGGGCGTGGTGTGGGTGTGGATGTCGGACGCCAACCCTCCCGACGAGGGGAAGCTGCCGTGGTTCGAGCCGTACGCGCGGGCGGGGTTCACGGACCTGTCGACGGTGCACGAGCTCCCCTACGACCACTCCATCCTGCTGGAGAACCTCATGGACCCGGCGCACGTGCCCATCTCCCACGACCGCACCGACTGGACGGCCAAGCGCGAGGACGCGCAGCCGCTCTTCTTCGACGTCACCGAGCGCACGCCCCGCGGGTTTGCGGGCTACTGGGGCCGCACCAGCATGCCGCACCTCCGCAACCTGCTCCGCTTCGAGGCGCCCTGCGTGCTCACCAACACGCTCGAGTACACCGACAAGGACGGCACGGAGCAGTGCTTCTCCGCGCACTTCCTCTGCCGCCCCGCCGGGCAGGGGAAGTCCATGCTCCTCGTGCGCTTCGGATCCACCCTCAGGTCGCCGCTCGCCAAGGTGCTCCCGACCTGGTACTTCCACCAGAACGCGTGCAAGGTGTTCGAGCAAGACATGGGGTTCCTGTCGTCGCAGAACGAGGTGCTGCTCCGGGAGAAGGTGCCCACCAGGGAGCTCTACCTCAACCTCCGCTCCTCCGACACCTGGGTCGCCGAGTACAGGAAGTGGATGGACAGGGCGGGCCACGGCATGCCCTACTACTTCGGCCACAGCACCCTGTCGCCGCCGCCCGTGCCCGCCGTCGTCGAGCAGGCGCCCGCGGGGGCCGTCGCGGGGATCTCGGCCTCGTTCCCGGCCAAGGGCGGCGTCGGCACGGTGCACGCGCCCAACCCGACCAACAGGTACTTCCGCCACGTCGTGCACTGCAAGGGCTGCAGGGCAACCGTCAAGAAGTACACCGCGTTGAAAAAAGCGTTCGCCGTCCTcgcggcggcggccgtggcggctGCCGTCCTGGCGGCGACCAGGCAGTGGAAGGCCGTCTTGCTGGCGGCGTCGGCCGTGCTAGCCGCGGCGTCCTATGCGTGTGACGCGCTGGTTTCTTTGATCACCACCAACTTCATCAGGACACACAGGAGACTGTAA
- the LOC136475313 gene encoding zinc finger CCCH domain-containing protein 18-like → MAGEGEDEAAAIERQLEQQLQEQRSSLAAVDEALAADPSNADLLEVHEELLAAIKDAEEGLLHLKRSRLLKQVDEIFPDEASISQSPEVAIEPLHPDDVEPEPLESHDFSVGSKCRFRHSNGRWYNGCIIGFQGSSDARISYLTPTSENMSMCKFFLQQRCRFGSNCRMSHGVVIPTKALKRFTPTTWEQSLVGSSILASSGYNSGLWRRAELESWDDNLKLGQVVFQDDGSSARLPSDSLSVSEYADMSDEDEGSSGEEESEFSDDADQEDGSVHQGLGLLEFTNFSGIQTDTMIFAKWEHHTRGVASKMMAKMGYREGMGLGVSGQGMLDPIPVKVLPPKQSLDHALAASEADGGIGSGKKRSRGGKRKREKKFAEQARAAKAEEAERSVFNFINSHLVNQDVPEVSTTKVRKGSSVETHGHAKKEDRRSLVAYDEEVKELRIRVEKLEEMKNRNRKDKAVFEAASRKLEETRKALADAEATHASATNAVTRKEKEKKWLKF, encoded by the exons ATGGCGGGCGAGGGCGAGGACGAGGCGGCGGCGATTGAGCGgcagctggagcagcagctgcaGGAGCAGCGGTCCTCCCTCGCCGCCGTCGACGAGGCCCTCGCCGCCGACCCCTCCAACGCCGACCTCCTCGAG GTTCATGAGGAGCTTCTTGCTGCGATTAAGGATGCAGAGGAGGGTCTTCTCCATCTGAAGCGCTCTAGGCTACTGAAACAAGTAGATGAGATCTTTCCAGATGAGGCATCAATATCCCAATCACCTGAAGTTGCTATCGAGCCATTACATCCAGATGATGTTGAGCCAGAACCACTGGAGTCACACGATTTTTCAGTTGGATCAAAGTGTAGATTCCGGCACAGCAATGGCCGCTGGTATAATGGGTGCATTATAGGCTTTCAAGGTTCAAGCGATGCAAGGATCTCATATCTGACTCCCACATCTGAAAACATGTCG ATGTGCAAGTTCTTCCTACAGCAGCGATGTCGATTTGGTAGTAACTGCCGCATGTCCCATG GTGTTGTAATCCCTACTAAAGCCTTGAAGCGATTCACTCCAACTACGTGGGAGCAGTCCTTGGTAGGCTCCAGCATACTGGCATCTTCTGGGTATAACTCTGGCCTTTGGAGGAGAGCAGAGCTTGAGTCATGGGATGATAATCTGAAGCTTGGCCAAGTTGTTTTTCAAGATGATGGGAGTTCTGCAAGGCTGCCAAGTGATTCTCTTTCTGTCTCAGAATATGCTGACATGAGCGATGAAGATGAAGGAAGCTCAGGTGAGGAAGAATCTGAGTTCAGTGACGATGCCGATCAAGAGGATGGAAGTGTTCATCAGGGTCTTGGCCTTCTAGAATTCACAAATTTCAGTGGCATTCAGACAGATACCATGATCTTTGCAAAATGGGAGCACCACACAAGGGGTGTTGCCTCCAAAATGATGGCAAAAATGGGTTACCGAGAGGGGATGGGGCTTGGTGTGTCTGGCCAAGGCATGCTTGATCCAATTCCAGTTAAGGTACTACCCCCAAAGCAATCACTTGATCATGCACTTGCTGCAAGCGAGGCTGATGGAGGCATTGGCAGTGGGAAAAAGCGCAGTAGGGGTGGGAAAAGGAAGCGTGAGAAGAAGTTTGCAGAACAGGCCAGGGCTGCTAAAGCTGAAGAAGCCGAGAGATCTGTCTTCAACTTTATCAACAGCCATCTAGTGAACCAAGATGTCCCTGAAGTTTCGACCACCAAAGTTAGAAAAGGGTCATCAGTTGAGACCCATGGACATGCTAAGAAGGAGGACAGAAGATCCTTGGTCGCATACGATGAGGAAGTAAAGGAGCTGAGGATTCGAGTTGAGAAACTGGAAGAGATGAAGAACCGTAACCGCAAAGACAAGGCAGTCTTTGAAGCAGCTTCAAGGAAACTGGAAGAGACTCGAAAGGCACTCGCTGATGCTGAAGCTACTCATGCTTCAGCGACGAATGCTGTTACTAGaaaggagaaagagaagaaatGGTTGAAATTCTGA